The region CGGGAAATGTTCCGGAAGCAAAACTCGAGGAAACCCTTTTCGAGGCGATGCGCCTTTCACCGCGCGGTATCCGGGAACATCTCAAACTTAACCATCCCATCTACGCCCGCACGTCCGCCTATGGGCATTTCGGCCGCGCTCCGGACAAGGAGGGCGGTTTTTCCTGGGAAAAAACCGATTTGGCGGAGAAGCTGAAGGCGCATCTTACCTGATTTGCCCATTTGACTTGCATCGCGGCGGGTGATGGCCCGCGAAGTTCAAACCGGAAGCCAAAGCGGGGTGCAGCACGAGCATCTGCCCCCGCCTTGCGCCATAGACGGGCCAGAAAAGCCGGCGGATTCTGTCCGTCTGCACGGGCGGCGGCGCGGCAAAAAACTGCGAGTTCATCAGGCATCGCTTTTGAGCACGGCATTGCCGCAGCTTTCACTCGACGCATCGCGGCCGATGTCCGATCCCGCCGGCCTGTTCCCCAAGAGAGCTTCCGCGCTTTGGCTCGAAATTGGCTTTGGCGGCGGCGAGCATCTCGCCGCCGAGGCGCTGGCGAATCGAGACATTGGCTACATCGGCTGCGAAGCGTTTTTAAACGGCATCGCCAAAGCCCTGGCACTTATTGAAACTGCTTCCTTGACCAATGTGCGTCTCTACAATGGCGACGCCCGGGCGGTCATCGAAGCGCTGCCGCCAGCAAGCTTGGATGGCGTCTATCTCCTTTACCCCGATCCCTGGCCAAAACGCCGCCACCACGGACGACGCTTCCTGTCCAGCGAAGGGCTGGCGCGTCTTGCCCGCGTCATGCGTCCGGGCGCGGAGCTGCGCTTCGCAACGGATGTCGATAGCAACGGCGGCTGGACCTTGGCGCATGTCCTCTCCTCGCCGGATTTTGAATGGAATGCAGCGGAAGCCGCGGATTGGCGGCGGCCTTGGCCGGGTTGGACGTCCACGCGTTATGAGACGAAAGCACTTCGCGCCGATCGAAAGCCTATTTATCTCACCTTCCGGCGCAAATGAGCCGGATCGTTCAAATGGAACCAAATGGTGCAACGCCACGTTTAAATGAGCATGATTACTCTCGCACTGCAGCAGAACTTCTTTGGCTATACCTTAGCCCCTGGTTAAATGTGTAGATTGATCAAAAAACAGGCTTTACTTTGTTGATTAACAGGTATTTAACGATGTTAAGTAACGTAAACTACAGCGGCACTTTAATGCTGCGATTAGGTGGAGACGTCTCGTGACCATCCTCATCGTCGGAGTCGTCCTTTTGGGGGCGGTGCTGGGCCGGTTTTTTCGGGTTTGGATTCTAATCCCGACCGGAGCGGCGGCCGTTGTTGCGGCGCTTGCCGGTTCCATCTTGCATGGCGCGGGTATTTTTGGTGTGTTGTCCGAATGCGCCGTGGTCCTGACCTGCTTGCAAATAGGCTATGCCACCGGAGTGTTTTCTCGTCCCTTGCACAGCGCAGTGAAACAGGGCGAAAAGTGCCGTGCCGTGCCGCCTGCCGGCATCGCGGCCTCCAGACATCGGCATTTTTTTTAAAGTGCTGGGCGAGAGACGAATAATATCCAATTTTCCATATCTCCTGCCTGATTTTTGACGAACATTAATATCTAAATCCAGTCAACCCAGCCAAGCTTACGACGAGTTTGGCGTTTTGGATTCCTGGATTTGCGTCAAACCAGCGCCATCATTGCCGCTCCCCTCCGGCCCCTGACCGGCAGACCTCCTGCGCTTGCCGCAACGGCGCTCGCCCGGCTCCCTCTCAACTTACCCGCCAGCCTGGCTTTTCTCCCCGCCTATGGTGTCGACCCCTTGCTGCTGCTGGCTGCGGCCGAGGAAGCGCGGGCGCAAGCCGTCGCGCCGGAGGCCGCCTTGCTTGCGAGCGGAAACCTCCAGGAGCGTTTCTTTTATCAATGTCTCGCCGATCACCTCGGCGCCGCCTTCGTGGAAGGAGACGCCGCGCTCGCAGCGGAGGCACGCTATCCTTTTTCTATACATAGCGGCATAGCGCCCCTTGAGGGAGCGGATGGCAGGCGCTGGCTGTCGGCGCCGCGCGGCGCGATGCTTGTCGAGCTTTTGGCCAGGGCAGGGCAGGGAGAAGACTTTTCGGCGGATCTTGCGATCACCACCCCTTCGCATATGTCCCGCCTTGTGCGCGCGAGGGCGGCTGCGACGGTTCTGTGGGAGGCAAGTCTGGGTCTTGCCAATCTCGATCCGAGTCTTTCGGCGAAGGCTGGCGCGAGCCGGGCGCAATGCGTTTTCGCGACGGTCGCCGTTGGTGCCGCAAGTTTCGCCTTTGGCATGGCACCCATCACGGCCCTCACCGTCATTTCGCTATCGATGACCTGTTTCTTTCTGGCCTCGATTTGGCTGCGCCTGTTTGCCGGAGCTGCGAGCACCGCCTCCATCCAGGAACCATACCGGCCCGATGTCGGCGACCGTTGGCTGCCGGTGTATTCGGTCGTCGTCGCGCTGCATAAGGAGGCGCGCGTCGTCCCGCAACTCGTCGCCGCGCTTGATGCCATCGACTACCCGCGCGGAAAACTCGATATCAAGCTCGTGATCGAACACGACGATCACGCAACGCGGCTCGCCATCGAGGCCTTGAACCTGCCGCCCACCTATGAAACCATCGTTGCGCCGGCGGGCTGGCCCAGAACGAAACCCCGCGCCCTCAACATCGCGCTGCCACTGGCGCGCGGCGAATTGCTCGTTATCTTCGATGCCGAGGACATGCCCGCCCCAGGCCAATTGCGCCAGGCGGCGGAGCGTTTTCTGCGCGCCCCGCGGGAACTCGCTTGCCTGCAGGCGCGGCTCGCCATCGACAACATCGAGGATTCCTGGCTGACCCGACTGTTCGCCATTGAATATGCGGTGCTGTTCGATGTCTTGAACCCTGGCCTTGCCGGGCTCGGTCTGCCGCTGCCGCTTGGCGGTTCGTCCAATCATTTTCGCACAAGCGTGCTGCGCGAGATTTGCGGCTGGGATGCGTGGAACGTGACGGAAGATGCTGATCTTGGTTTGCGTCTGGCGCGGCAAGGATATCGTGTCGATATATTGCGCTCCTGCACGCAGGAAGAGGCTCCGGCCCGGCTTGATGCTTGGCTGACACAACGGCGGAGGTGGTCAAAAGGCTGGATGCAAACATTTATCACACTCACACGCGACCCGCGCAGGGTCGCCCTCGAACTTGGTGCCGCCAACGCGGTGGCGCTTGTCCTGACGTTGACGGGCCTGGTGATCGCGCCGCCGCTCTGGCCCTTTTTCGCGGCGCTTGCCGTGCATGATCTTCATGCCGGTCTGCCTGCGCCAGAGTCGGCCTTGCCGCTGGTCGAAACAGTGCTGTGGATGTCGGCGGCACTCTTTGGCGCGGGATCGATCCTCTGGCTCGCGCTGCTCGGCATGAAGCGGCGCAAGCTGCTCGGTCTGTGGCCCTTTCTGCCGCTGATGTTCGTCTATTATCTGATGACGTCCGCCGCCGCCTGGCTGGCGCTCTATGATCTGATTTTACGGCCCTATCATTGGCATAAGACGGAGCATGGCCTCGCCAAAACCTCGCGGCAAGCCGTGCTGTCGATCGCCGCCCGCGCGGCGGCGGCGAAAGCCGGATTGTTGTGAGGGCAATCCCACAAGCAGGGTCTGTGTTGCGGCGAAATCAATCGTACCAAAGTGTTTCACGTGAAACGATTTGGTACGATTGGGAAGCAAAACCTTACAAGGCGGAGGACAGAGGTTTCTTCTGCATTCGAGTAAGAACGGCCAAAATCTTGCGGCAATTTCAGGAAGGCTCGGTTTCCGCCGCTATGATTTTTGATGCCGCTGAAGAGGATCATGAATGTATGATTGACTAAGGGAATTAAGACCGCCGTTTCGATTTATCCGTCACCCGCGTTCGCGATTGTCGCGGGTGATCCAGTGAGAGGCCACATGAATCAAACGGTAAAATGTCCGGTTTGCGATGAAGCCGGGTGTTCTAAAGCAACGTCAACGAAGACCGATCGTCATGGCCATGCAAGGGCCTATGAGTGCCCGAGATGTGGGTACTTCATTCTCACGGATTTCTTAAATCTCTCGGATTTCATAGAAGATGGCAAATCAGCAGGCTTGTCCCCTAGGCAGCGGGCTATCCTGAGTCATCGTCTCAGGCGCCAACAGCGTGATGTAGGTGTGCCTCCTGCGGTCGATAAAGATAAGTTGCCGCAGGTTGACGATCCGCTCCCAACTCCGGCGGAACAGGCCGACAATCTGATCTTGTGGATCGGCGATCGTCGGCTGCCGCCGCCAGAATACGTTAGAATTTCGGTTCCAGAAGTGTCTGCTTGGATTGGCGCGGCGATTACGCTGACAAATAAACATGATGACGCGTTGACATGGTTATTAAACCAAGAATCAGTGAAGAGCCTTGTGGAAATTGGGCCACTTGGTCGGTATAAGTTTCTCCGGCTCACGATGGTGGGCTGGCAACGATACGAAGCCCTTAAGCATGCTCAGGTCGAAAGCCGCACGGCGTTCATGGCGATGAAGTTTGGCGACGAGGAACTCAATCGAGTGGTCAAAGACTGTTTTAAACCAGCGGTCGAAGCAACAGATTTCAATTTACGTGTTCTCACCGATAGCCAGCCCGCAGGTCTGATCGACGACCAGCTTCGCGTAGCACTTCGGACCGCACGCTTTGTGATCGCCGACCTGACTCATGGGAACAACGGCGCCTATTGGGAGGCGGGGTACGCCGAAGGCTTGGGGCGCCCGGTCATCTACACTTGCCGCAAAAAGGAGTGGGATGAGCGTGACCTGCCTAGCGAGCAAAAGGTGCATTTTGATACTAACCACCATCTTACTGTCATATGGGACCCTGACAAACTAGTAGAAGCTGCCACCCAGTTGAAAGCGACGATCCGGAATACTTTGCCCGCCGAGGCGAAGATGACGGATTGATCGTCTATTGGCTGAAGTCAGATTTCGCCATTCATCTCACGGCGAGCATTATCGGCGAGGCGGAGTCTATTCTGTCAAGGATGCGGAGCACCGGCTTCGCCGGCGCGAGCGGAGCTCGCGTCCTTGACAGAATTGATCCGCTCGCCAAACTCGCCGCCAAGAGATGAAAGGGTAGTTCTGATTTTCTGCGACAATGACCGAATCTCGAATCCAAACTCTGGCCGCTCTTGAGATGAGTTTTGGAACTAACCCCGTCATCGCCGATAAAGCCTATTCGCCTTAGCCGTTTCAGCGCCCCTACCACGGCCAAAGAAACCACCGCTTTCGTAGGACGTGGGTAGGCTGACGCGCGGCCGTTCCAACCGTCATAGGGCCGCCCAAGTGGCGCACAAAACTTAGGTTTCTCCAATGCTCGCAAGCAGCCGCCGCGCTTTGCTAAGATGCGGCACATCGAGCATCTCGCCCTCATAATTGATGACACCCGCATGCGGCTCGGCCGCGAAGGCGGCGACGATGGCGCGGGCCTTGGCGACGGACTCTGCGGAGGGCGAAAAAACCTCGTTGATGATGTCGATCTGCCCTGGATGGATCGCCATCTTGCCGGCAAAACCGTCGCGTTTTGCCTCCTCGCATTCGAGGCGCAGGCGGGCGAGATCGCGAAAATTCCCATGCACGGCGTCGATCGGCAACACGCCGGCGGAGGACGCCGCGAAAAGTGTCAGACTTCGCGCCAGCAAAAACGGCAAGGTATAGCCGCCGTCAGTGCCGCGATTGGTCTCAGCGCCGAGCGCCGCCGCGAGATCCTCGGCGCCCCAGGTCAGGCCCTCAAGCCGTTGGCTGGCGCCCGCGTAAGAGCCCATGTTGAAAATCGCGGCCGGGGTTTCGGTGACGATCGCCATGATCTTTGTCGCGCCATCGGCGATGTCATTCTCAGCTTCCTTGACCGCGAGCAGCGCGCCAAGGTGCTGGAGCGAGGCGCCATTGACGCTTTTGGGCAGAAGGATTCCATCCGGCGGCGCTTGCATCACTATGCTAAGATCGTCTTCGGTCAGTCCGGAATTAAGCCCATTGACGCGCACGTAAAGACGCGGGCGTTGATGTTCGCGCAAGGCCGAGGCAAGAAAGGCGTAGGCTTGCTCGCGGGCCAACTGTTTTGCCTCGGGTGCAATGGAATCCTCCAAGTCTAGGATGAGACAATCGGCGCCGCTCGCCAAACCTTTGGCGAGTTTTTTTTCGCTGTCGGCGGGAATGAAAAGCAATGAGCGCATGCGATGGCTTCTCTATCTGTTGACGCATGATCTTTTCCAAAAAGTCTGCAAGTTTTTGGGATCATGTTTTAAACTTCAATCGTTCGGGTTTTCATCATCGTCTGGCGGCGGCACTCGGCGACGAGTTTTTCCTCTTGGCTGTAGGCGCGATGGAGGAATTCGACAATGCCCGCGTCGCGGCGCGAATGCGACAGGCGCTTGCTCAAAATTTCGGTGGTGACATGGATGCTGTCGCCTTCGAACAAGGGCGCCGGAAAGCGCACCTCGGTCATGCCGAGATTGGCGATGGTGGTGCCGACCGTGAGATCGTTGACGGAAATCCCGATCATCAAGCCGAGCGTAAAAAGCGAGTTCATGAGCGGGCGCCCCCATTCGGTTTCCGTCGCGCAATAATGGGCATCAATGTGGAGCGGCGCCGGATTGAGCGTCATGTTGGAGAACAGCATATTGTCCATTTGGGTGACGGTCCGCGTCAGCCGGTGCTCGATCACAGCGCCGGTTTCGAAATCCTCGAAATAGAGGCCGCCGCGCTTGTGACGCTCGCCTTGGTTATTGCTCATGCGCTGCTCCCCAATCTTGTCCCGGGCTGGTGATGTCGCGGGAGGATTTAAGTTTTCTTTACCATGCCGGACAAAACTCATTTTGTAAGATGTTTTTGGATTCGCAAACCATGCCGGCCCGGAAATTCTTGGAATGGGAGAAGACCGCTTCACCGGTTGCGCGAGCCAGCGCCGCCGTGGCGCTCGCGCGTGCCTTTCTTTATGGGGGCCTTGTGGCATGCGAAGCTGACCAAGTCCGGCTTGTCTTGACGGGGCTGCTCGATGATCCCTCACCCCTCGTTCGCGGCGCCCTCGCCGAGACGCTCGCAAGCGATGCGCATGTGCCGCATTACATGGTTCTCACCCTTGCGGGAGACAGTTCAGATATTGCCGCGATCGTGCTGGGGCGCTCGCCGCTGTTTTCGGATACGGAGCTTATCGATTTTGCCGCCACCGCGAATGGCTTCGTTCAAACGGCCATTGCGCTCCGGCCTCTTGTTTCGGCGCCGGTGGCGGCGGCGCTGGCCGAAACCGGCGCTTGCGCGGCCTTGCGGGCGCTCGCCACCAACCCGGGCGCCAAGCTTTTGGATTTTTCCATCCGGCGGATGATCGGGCGGCACGGCCATGATGCCGGTTTGCGGGCGGCGCTCTTAACGCGGCCGGATCTGCCGGCGGCGCTGCGTTCGGATCTCGCGGGCGGGGCGGCCAAGGCACTCGCGATGCGGCTGACCGGAGCCGCCGGACTGCCGCCGGAAGAAGCCGCGCGTCTGACGCGCGATGCCCGTGAGAAAGCCAATGTTCAAATCGCCGCCGAATGCGCTTGCGAAGTCAATGGCCTCCCGGCCTTCGTCGCGCATCTGCGCGGCACGGGACAATTGACCGCCGGGCTTTTGCTGCGCGGCTTGCTTTGCGGCAACAAGCGACTGCTTGAGGCAGCGCTCGCCGATCTGACGGGGGTGCCCATCGCCCGCGTCGCTATTCTGGCGGCGAAGAGCAAAAGTTCCAAATTCGCGGCGCTTTATCGAAGAGCGCGAATGCCGGAGCGGTTGCTGCCGGCTTTTGCCGCGGGGCTGGAGGCGGTTGTTACAGCAAGGTTACGCGGGCCGGTGTCGGCGCGTCTGCAGGGGGCTATTGTGGCAAGCGTTCTGGGCGCCTGCGTGTCGATCAATCGCGGTGAACTGGATCAATTGATTGCAAGACTGCGGCGTTTGGAAGCCGAAGCCGTGCGGGACGAGGCCCGGAATTTTCGCCATGGAGTATTGTCAGCACCGCGAAGGTTCGATGCGCCCCGCCGCTTGCTCGCGGCAACAGGGCCTCGACACGTGCCGGAAAAAGCCGGAACTGCCGCAAAGCCCACGTGCGTCACGATTGATCTTGCCGCATTCGAGGCCGCGCTCGCGGCGGCATGAGCCCCGCCAGCTGTGTCAGCGGGGCGCAAGCATGAGACCGGCGCGGTCGGCATAGTGCAAGAGCAAAATGGTCTTGGCGTCGACGATCTCGCCGCTGCCGATCATGGCGAGCGCTTCGTCGAGCGTTGGCTCAAGGATTTCGATATCCTCGTCTTCCTCATGAAGACCGCCACCCTTTCCCGTTCGATCTTCCTGCGTATATTGGGCGGTGAAGAAAGTGAGCTTTTCGGAAAATGTTCCAGGGCTCATATAGGCCTCGAAAAGACGGCAGGGATTTCGCACGACAATTCCGGTTTCTTCCTCCGCTTCCTTGATGATGCGGGTCTCGGCGTCCGCGCCCTCGAGTCTGCCCGCGCAGACCTCGATCAGGCTTTCGCGGCCCTCCCGCAAATATGCGGTCATACGAAACTGCCGGACGAGAATGACCCGCGAGCGGCTCGGGTCGTAGAGCAAAATCGCGACACCATTGCCGGTGTCATAGATCTCGCGGTCGAAGGTTTGTTCGGGCCCGGCGAAGCGCTTGCGCGAGACCGTGAATTTTTCCAAGAGTCCATTCCCGCGCGAAAGAACGCGCCGGGCGAGGATGCGAATGCCGCTGGTCATCCCTCTAATACCCAAATTGTTCGCGCAGGATCCGTTCGTCAAGCGAATGACCGGGATCGTGAAGAAGAATGAGATCGGTCGCATGGTCCATCGCAACCGCGACCTTGACGACGTCTTTGACCTCGAAATGATCGGCGACAGCGGCGACGGGACGCTTATCCGCTTCAAGAATATCGATCGTCACATGGGCCGTATCGGGCAAGAGAGCGCTGGTCCAGCGGCGTGGCCGGAACGGGGCGATCGGCGTCAGCGACATCAAGGTCGCATCGAGGGGCAATATCGGTCCATGCGCCGAGAGATTATAGGCGGTCGAGCCGACGGGCGTGGCAACGAGCAGCCCATCGGCGATCAATTCGGCGAGCCGTTCCTTGCCATCGATCGAAATGCGCATTTTCGCCGCTTGATAGGACTGCCGGAGGACCGAGACTTCATTGATCGCCCGCGCCTTGATGGTTTCTCCTTGGGCGCTGGTGGCTTCCATGAGCAGCGGATGGACGATTGAGGCTTCGGCTTGGTCGAGGCGCTCCTCGAGATCAGGCCCATGAAATTCATTCATGAGAAAGCCTACGGAGCCTTGCTTCATGCCGTAGATCGGTTTGTTTTTCCCAATAAAGCGGTGCAGCGTTTGCAGCATGAGGCCATCACCGCCGAGCGCGACCACGACGTCGGCCGTTTCGGGATCCACATTTCCATAAAGGGCGAGGAAGTCGGCCTGTGCCGCATCCGCTTCGGGTGCGCCAGAGGACAAGAAAGCAATCCGTTCGAAGCGGCGTTTGGCGCTTTTTCTTGGTTGCATACGGTGCTGCTCCGGCCATGCAAGTGTGTGTTCTTGCCGCGAGCCCCGCCCGCTGTAAAGACAGCTCTCAATCGATCACATCAGGCCGGTCACCGGCAAGCAGAAGTTGAGGAACCTGGGTGAGGGTCCAGATTTCCGCGAGCCGGTCAAACACCCAAACGAGATCGAAGCGGTTTATAGGCCAATGCTGTGGCGCGGCCGTTGTGTTTCCCAGAATGGCATTGGCGACGACATGCATGGTTCTATGTTTCCAGGCAATCAAAACCGTTCCGTTCGATGCGAGCACTTTGGGGACGAGGTCCTCCTCCTCCCCTTCGTAATAGTCGCGATTGATTTTGACATGGATAAATTCGGCCAGGGGCAACAAACTGTGCTGCGGCCGGAGGCTTGGCGCGGCCTTGCCTGCCTTGCAGGCGAACAAGCTGGCTGGTCTTGCGAGGGCAGGGTGGACGAAATGATCGTCACGCGGTGCAAAAAAAGGAACAAGCGCGCCGGCCCTTTGCCAGCCGCGCACCGAGAGCTCTTCCTTGTCCTTGACGCCCGACTGTGACACTCCGAAGACCGACTTATCGGCGCTCGGCCGTTCCGTATGCCGGATCAGCATGATTTTTGCGCAACTCATCGCACCGGCTCCCGGCCGATGCCCACCGCGGGTTCAGAAACTTGCGTGTGTTCCCTTGTTGCTCCTCGCGGGAGTCGAAGCGGATTGGTCCACGTTGCTATATCGAGAGCGATATTTTTCATAATAATAATTGTTACGATAACGTTCGTAACGTCCTATCGAGGCCATATCGACTTTGTTCAGGATGACCCCGAGAAGCCGTTCATATATCTCCGGAGCGTTCAAGAGACCATGTCTCACAAGGTCAACTTTGGTGGTCCCCCATTCGATCGTGTAGATATAGGCATCGATGAAGTTTGTTGACGCGCGCGCGTCAACGACCGGGATCAGCGGCGGCAGATCGACGATAACATAATCGTACGTCTCCTGGAGGAGCGTGATCAGTTTTTTCATCGCGTCGGATGCAAGCAATTCGTTGGTATGGGGCATATTTGACTTTGGACCCGCCGGAAGCATCCGCAACCCGCTTCGCGGATCGAGCAGCAGACTTTCATCGAGCGATTTCCAGCCCGCCAGGACGTCGATCAGTCCTGGACCGTCATAAGCGAGCTGGCGCGACAGGGTTGGATTGCGGAGGTCGGCGTCGATCAAGATCGCGCGGCTGCCGCCATGCGCAATCAGTTGGGCGTAATTGGCGGCGATCGTGGATTTGCCTTCGCTGGGCAGGGTAGAAAGTACCCCTGTGACTCTCTTGGCTTTCAAAATACCGCTGAGATCATTCGAGACCTTGACGGTGCGCAGCGCTTCACTGAACTGGGAGAAAGGCTGATCGAGAACGAGATCAAGCATGGCTTGCGGGCGGATGAGCAGGGGTGGCGCAGGGAGCGGCGGCAGCGCCTCCACAATGGCGGGGTCTGCCGCGCTCTTCGCCGCCGTGGATTTGATAAGCGGCAGCATCGCAAGACAGCTGACTTGCAATTCTTCTTCAACTTGATCGCTTGAGCGGAAGACCCGGTCAAAGGCTTCGCGCAACGCCCCGACCCCAAAGCTGAGCATGCTGCCGCCGAAGAGCGCAAGAAGCATCACGAGCGATGTTTTCGGATAGCTCTTTGATAAGGGAGCATCGGCGGCGCCAACGAGGCGTGCCTCGGTGATCGGAAAGGATTGCTGTTGGACCGCCTCAAGGTAGCGTTGCAGGAAATTGTCGTGGAGCGACTTTGAAGTCTGGGCGGCGCTCTCCAGTTCCCGTAACTGAACCTGAGCCTGATTGGTAACCTGGCTTTTGGATACGGCGGAGCCGAGGTTCTTGTTCAAGCTTTGCTCCCGGGCGAGCGCGATTTCATAGTCGTTTTTGTAGCTTTGCTCGATCTTCAACATTTCATCATGGATTGACTTCTGAAGTTCGCGCATTTGCGTTTGCTGCGCGATAACGGACAAATGATTGGGTCCGTACTTCTGCGACCAGACCGAGACGCGGGCGGCCATGGTGAGGTAATCCTGCCGCAACTTGACGATGATGGGATTGTTCAGCGCATCGGTGATCGAAGAGTCTGGAACATCTTGTTTTATAACATCTTGAATACGGTCGTAGCGGGCTTTGGCTTCCGCCGTCGCAGCCTGAGAGAGAATGAGCTGGCTGTTGACTTCCGAAAGCTGCTGGTCATTCATCAATTGGCCGTTGGCACCGCCGGTATCGATGATGTTGTGCTGCTGGCGGAAATTGACGACGGCCTGTTGCTGGGCCGAGGTTTGCGCGCGAAGCTCCTTCAGACGGTCCTGCAACCAGACGCTTGCCCGCCGTGTCTCCTGATATTTGGCTTCGAGTTCGTCGTCGATATAGGCCTCCGCGATCGCATTCGCGATTTTCGCTGCTTTCTGCGGATCGACCGATTGAACGCTGATCTCCATCACATAGCTTTGACCGACTCGGGTGACCGTCCGTTTGCTCCCGAAGGTCCCAAGCACCCCTTTCGCCAGTTGCGTGCGCGCCAGGTTCTCATCCTTCACCGGTGGCGTTCCAAAAAGGTTGAATATACTGAAGGCACGGTCGATCAGGGAGCCAATAAATCCACGCGGACCGCCGGCGAATTCCGGATCCTTGGTCAGATTGAGCTGGTTGATGACCGCACGGCTGACATTGTCGGATTTCAGAAGTTCGATCTCGGTTTGCACCATGCTGGTGTCGACATTGATTTCACCTCGCGACGCGGATTGCGGGTTGAGCAATTGCGCCTTCCGGGCGTCGATCACGATCGATGCGGTGGCGACATAGGTGGGCACGGTGGTAAATACAAAGAGCGCGGCGAGCGCCATGCTCAGAATCAAGAATACAATCATAATTGGCAGTTGGTGCCGGATAACCCGCATATAAAAATTGCGGGGTCCCGAATCCAAAGGACTCGGAGCGGGTGCACCAGATTCATCCGAGATAAGACGCTTATCGACTTTAAGCATGCGATTCATGTCGCTCTTTGAACTTCCATATTGCCATGCTTCTGAGATGCCTTGGTGCCGCGATCAGCTCCGCCAGGCGGCGTTGGTCTAACTGGCGTATCCAGCATTCCTCCGGATGACAAGCGGACAGAGTTACTCGGCTTGAAACGCCGCCCATTCATGATCTCGATAATCGTTACAAGATGCGTCTATTTCAAGATGCGGCCAATTATTGAGAAGCCGGTCAACGAACCAGCAAGAACTGTGCCTATGGTATTCGAATATTTTGGCGAGAACATGGGGGCACCCCAGGAACGCAGAAAGGCATTTGTCTGGGTACGGCCTCCGGTCGGAGGAGACGGATGTGTATCGCCACGAATCACAGAGGCCATGAAGGCTCCCCCATCACGCCACGCTGATCAATTGTGAGCATATATTAGATAAACGTATGGTTCTATAATTATTAGCATTTTTCGTCGCGGCTTTTGGCCGCCCGGCTCAGGCTGGCCGAGGATTGAGTGACATCAAGAGGTTGAGGTACAATTGAGCACTTTTGGTCCATGAAAAACGTGACGCTTGACGGCGTCCTTCAGCCCGCATGGCGGCCGCAAGGTCTGGATCGTGGCGTAGGCGTTTGATTTGATCGAGCCAGGCACGAGGCGATTTCGGATCGACATAGAGGGCGGCGTTGCCACAAACTTCCGGCAGACTCGCGCATTCGGACGCGATCACCGGACAACCGAGGGCCATGGCTTCGAGAGCCGGCAAACCGAACCCCTCCGTCAGCGACGGAAACGCGAAACAAAATGCGTTTTGATACAGAGCCGCGAGATCGTCGTCCGTGACAAATCCAAGCATATGAACATTTGATGCGACGGAATGCTCAACGGGGGAAAAGTACCGGTTCGATGCTCCGGCAACCAGGAGATCGAGGCCCATGGCGTCGAGTTCCTTCGCGATCTCAAACAATATCTCGACGTTCTTGTGCCGCGCGCGGCTGCCGAGCACAAACACAAAAGGGCGTCTGGCCGGCAGGCTCGACGCATAAGTCGAACGCTCCGGCCGCCAGCGGTTGATATGCTCGTGACCGTTGGGAATGACAGTGATTTTCTCAAGCGGGCAAAGTTTG is a window of Methylocapsa sp. D3K7 DNA encoding:
- a CDS encoding tRNA (guanine(46)-N(7))-methyltransferase TrmB; its protein translation is MAREVQTGSQSGVQHEHLPPPCAIDGPEKPADSVRLHGRRRGKKLRVHQASLLSTALPQLSLDASRPMSDPAGLFPKRASALWLEIGFGGGEHLAAEALANRDIGYIGCEAFLNGIAKALALIETASLTNVRLYNGDARAVIEALPPASLDGVYLLYPDPWPKRRHHGRRFLSSEGLARLARVMRPGAELRFATDVDSNGGWTLAHVLSSPDFEWNAAEAADWRRPWPGWTSTRYETKALRADRKPIYLTFRRK
- a CDS encoding glycosyltransferase family 2 protein, coding for MRQTSAIIAAPLRPLTGRPPALAATALARLPLNLPASLAFLPAYGVDPLLLLAAAEEARAQAVAPEAALLASGNLQERFFYQCLADHLGAAFVEGDAALAAEARYPFSIHSGIAPLEGADGRRWLSAPRGAMLVELLARAGQGEDFSADLAITTPSHMSRLVRARAAATVLWEASLGLANLDPSLSAKAGASRAQCVFATVAVGAASFAFGMAPITALTVISLSMTCFFLASIWLRLFAGAASTASIQEPYRPDVGDRWLPVYSVVVALHKEARVVPQLVAALDAIDYPRGKLDIKLVIEHDDHATRLAIEALNLPPTYETIVAPAGWPRTKPRALNIALPLARGELLVIFDAEDMPAPGQLRQAAERFLRAPRELACLQARLAIDNIEDSWLTRLFAIEYAVLFDVLNPGLAGLGLPLPLGGSSNHFRTSVLREICGWDAWNVTEDADLGLRLARQGYRVDILRSCTQEEAPARLDAWLTQRRRWSKGWMQTFITLTRDPRRVALELGAANAVALVLTLTGLVIAPPLWPFFAALAVHDLHAGLPAPESALPLVETVLWMSAALFGAGSILWLALLGMKRRKLLGLWPFLPLMFVYYLMTSAAAWLALYDLILRPYHWHKTEHGLAKTSRQAVLSIAARAAAAKAGLL
- a CDS encoding CoA ester lyase; translated protein: MRSLLFIPADSEKKLAKGLASGADCLILDLEDSIAPEAKQLAREQAYAFLASALREHQRPRLYVRVNGLNSGLTEDDLSIVMQAPPDGILLPKSVNGASLQHLGALLAVKEAENDIADGATKIMAIVTETPAAIFNMGSYAGASQRLEGLTWGAEDLAAALGAETNRGTDGGYTLPFLLARSLTLFAASSAGVLPIDAVHGNFRDLARLRLECEEAKRDGFAGKMAIHPGQIDIINEVFSPSAESVAKARAIVAAFAAEPHAGVINYEGEMLDVPHLSKARRLLASIGET
- a CDS encoding MaoC family dehydratase; amino-acid sequence: MSNNQGERHKRGGLYFEDFETGAVIEHRLTRTVTQMDNMLFSNMTLNPAPLHIDAHYCATETEWGRPLMNSLFTLGLMIGISVNDLTVGTTIANLGMTEVRFPAPLFEGDSIHVTTEILSKRLSHSRRDAGIVEFLHRAYSQEEKLVAECRRQTMMKTRTIEV
- a CDS encoding DUF2336 domain-containing protein, which codes for MPARKFLEWEKTASPVARASAAVALARAFLYGGLVACEADQVRLVLTGLLDDPSPLVRGALAETLASDAHVPHYMVLTLAGDSSDIAAIVLGRSPLFSDTELIDFAATANGFVQTAIALRPLVSAPVAAALAETGACAALRALATNPGAKLLDFSIRRMIGRHGHDAGLRAALLTRPDLPAALRSDLAGGAAKALAMRLTGAAGLPPEEAARLTRDAREKANVQIAAECACEVNGLPAFVAHLRGTGQLTAGLLLRGLLCGNKRLLEAALADLTGVPIARVAILAAKSKSSKFAALYRRARMPERLLPAFAAGLEAVVTARLRGPVSARLQGAIVASVLGACVSINRGELDQLIARLRRLEAEAVRDEARNFRHGVLSAPRRFDAPRRLLAATGPRHVPEKAGTAAKPTCVTIDLAAFEAALAAA
- a CDS encoding NUDIX domain-containing protein, translating into MTSGIRILARRVLSRGNGLLEKFTVSRKRFAGPEQTFDREIYDTGNGVAILLYDPSRSRVILVRQFRMTAYLREGRESLIEVCAGRLEGADAETRIIKEAEEETGIVVRNPCRLFEAYMSPGTFSEKLTFFTAQYTQEDRTGKGGGLHEEDEDIEILEPTLDEALAMIGSGEIVDAKTILLLHYADRAGLMLAPR